The proteins below are encoded in one region of Buttiauxella gaviniae:
- the miaA gene encoding tRNA (adenosine(37)-N6)-dimethylallyltransferase MiaA, translating to MTEVKQSLPQAIFLMGPTASGKTALAINLRKTLPVELISVDSALIYQGMDIGTAKPTAQEQAQAPHRLLDILDPAQAYSAADFRRDALAEMAEITAAGRIPLLVGGTMLYFKALLEGLSPLPSADPEVRDRIEKQAAEQGWEALHRELALVDPVAAARIHPNDPQRLSRALEVFFISGKTLTELTQTSGEALPYQVHQFAIAPASRELLHQRIEQRFHQMLASGFEAEVRALFARGDLHTDMPSIRCVGYRQMWSYLAGEIPHDEMVYRGICATRQLAKRQMTWLRGWEGVHWLDSDNPSQSYNDVVQVVSAKHQ from the coding sequence ATGACTGAAGTTAAGCAAAGCCTGCCACAGGCAATTTTTCTGATGGGGCCTACGGCCTCTGGTAAGACAGCGTTAGCCATTAATTTGCGTAAAACGTTGCCGGTAGAGTTGATAAGCGTCGATTCGGCCCTTATCTATCAAGGGATGGACATCGGTACAGCGAAGCCCACGGCGCAAGAACAGGCCCAGGCACCGCATCGGTTACTCGATATTCTCGACCCGGCACAGGCTTATTCCGCCGCAGATTTCCGGCGTGATGCGCTAGCTGAAATGGCAGAGATCACCGCCGCCGGTCGTATCCCCTTGTTAGTTGGGGGAACGATGCTCTACTTCAAGGCATTGTTAGAAGGTTTATCGCCGTTGCCATCTGCCGATCCCGAGGTTCGGGACCGGATAGAAAAACAGGCCGCAGAGCAAGGATGGGAAGCGTTGCATCGCGAGTTAGCCCTGGTTGATCCGGTGGCCGCTGCACGTATTCATCCAAATGATCCGCAAAGGCTTTCCCGGGCACTGGAAGTTTTTTTCATTTCGGGTAAAACTTTAACGGAACTGACGCAAACGTCAGGAGAAGCTCTGCCTTACCAGGTGCATCAGTTCGCCATCGCCCCGGCGAGCCGTGAACTGCTCCATCAACGAATTGAGCAGCGTTTTCATCAGATGTTAGCTTCTGGATTTGAAGCTGAAGTGCGGGCTCTTTTTGCTCGCGGTGATTTGCATACGGATATGCCTTCCATTCGTTGTGTGGGTTACCGGCAGATGTGGTCTTATCTGGCGGGTGAAATTCCGCATGATGAAATGGTTTATCGTGGTATTTGCGCGACGAGACAATTGGCTAAGCGACAAATGACCTGGTTGCGAGGTTGGGAAGGGGTTCACTGGTTAGACAGTGATAATCCGTCTCAGTCTTACAACGATGTAGTACAGGTAGTTAGTGCGAAGCATCAATGA
- the hfq gene encoding RNA chaperone Hfq has product MAKGQSLQDPFLNALRRERVPVSIYLVNGIKLQGQIESFDQFVILLKNTVSQMVYKHAISTVVPSRPVSHHSNNTGTSGSGSYHHGGSAQGSAPQQDNEDAE; this is encoded by the coding sequence ATGGCTAAGGGGCAATCATTACAAGATCCGTTCTTGAACGCACTGCGTCGCGAACGTGTTCCAGTTTCTATTTATTTGGTGAATGGTATTAAGCTGCAAGGTCAGATTGAGTCTTTTGATCAGTTCGTGATCCTGTTGAAAAACACGGTCAGCCAGATGGTCTATAAGCACGCGATTTCAACTGTTGTTCCGTCTCGTCCGGTATCTCATCACAGCAATAACACCGGTACTAGCGGTTCTGGCAGCTACCACCATGGTGGAAGTGCGCAAGGTTCTGCGCCACAACAAGATAACGAAGACGCTGAATAA
- the hflX gene encoding ribosome rescue GTPase HflX gives MFDRYDAGEQAVLVHIYFSQDKDMEDLEEFESLVSSAGVEALQVVTGSRKAPHPKYFVGEGKAIEIADAVKATGASVILFDHALSPAQERNLEALCECRVVDRTGLILDIFAQRARTHEGKLQVELAQLRHMATRLVRGWTHLERQGGGIGSRGPGETQLETDRRLLRNRIMQILGRLERVEKQREQGRRSRAKADIPTVSLVGYTNAGKSTLFNQITAADVYAADKLFATLDPTLRRIDVTDVGETILADTVGFIRHLPHDLVAAFKATLQETRQATLLLHVIDASDLRIQENIAAVDTVLEEIEANEIPTLLVMNKIDMLDDFVPRIDRDDENRPIRVWLSAQTGDGVPLLFQALTERLSGEIAQHTLCLPPQAGRLRSRFYQLQAIEKEWMEEDGSVGLQIRMPIVDWRRLCKQEPALADYIV, from the coding sequence TTGTTTGACCGTTATGATGCCGGTGAGCAGGCGGTGCTGGTACACATCTATTTTTCGCAAGACAAAGACATGGAAGATCTGGAGGAGTTTGAATCTCTGGTCTCTTCAGCCGGTGTCGAAGCATTGCAGGTGGTTACTGGTAGCCGTAAAGCTCCTCACCCGAAGTATTTTGTTGGTGAAGGTAAGGCAATTGAAATTGCCGATGCAGTGAAAGCCACTGGGGCATCGGTCATTTTATTTGATCATGCGTTGTCTCCAGCTCAGGAGCGTAACCTCGAAGCGCTGTGTGAATGTCGTGTCGTCGACAGAACCGGCTTGATTTTAGATATTTTTGCTCAACGTGCGCGCACCCATGAAGGTAAGTTGCAGGTTGAACTGGCTCAGTTACGTCACATGGCAACTCGCCTGGTGCGCGGCTGGACCCACCTGGAGCGTCAGGGCGGAGGGATAGGTTCACGAGGCCCTGGGGAAACTCAGCTCGAAACCGACCGCCGTTTACTACGCAATCGGATTATGCAGATCCTTGGTCGCTTAGAACGAGTCGAAAAACAGCGTGAACAAGGGCGAAGATCGCGTGCCAAGGCGGATATCCCAACCGTTTCTCTGGTGGGCTATACCAACGCCGGTAAATCCACTCTGTTTAACCAGATAACAGCGGCTGATGTTTATGCTGCGGATAAGCTGTTCGCCACACTGGATCCTACGTTGCGCCGTATTGACGTGACGGATGTGGGCGAAACAATACTGGCCGATACAGTAGGTTTTATTCGTCACCTGCCACACGATTTAGTGGCGGCGTTTAAAGCAACCTTGCAGGAAACGCGTCAGGCGACACTGTTGTTACATGTCATTGATGCGAGCGACCTCAGGATTCAGGAAAACATTGCCGCGGTGGATACCGTTCTCGAAGAGATTGAGGCTAATGAAATCCCTACGCTTTTGGTGATGAATAAGATAGATATGTTGGATGATTTCGTTCCACGTATAGATCGAGATGATGAAAATAGGCCGATACGGGTCTGGCTTTCTGCCCAGACCGGTGACGGCGTGCCACTGCTTTTCCAGGCTTTGACAGAACGTTTATCTGGTGAAATTGCACAGCATACGTTGTGCTTGCCTCCCCAGGCAGGGCGACTGAGAAGCCGTTTTTATCAGCTTCAGGCAATAGAAAAAGAGTGGATGGAGGAAGACGGCAGTGTTGGCTTACAAATTCGTATGCCTATTGTTGACTGGCGTCGCCTCTGTAAACAAGAACCGGCACTCGCTGACTACATTGTTTAG
- the hflK gene encoding FtsH protease activity modulator HflK, with translation MAWNQPGNNGQDRDPWGSSKPGGDSGGNKGGRDQGPPDLDDIFRKLSKKLGGLGGGKSGGSGSGGGSSQLPRPHIGGRMIGIVAAVAVVIWAATGFYTIKEAERGVVTRFGQFSHLVEPGLNWKPTFIDSVRAVNVEAVRELAASGVMLTSDENVVRVEMNVQYRVTDPRRYLFSVTSADDSLRQATDSALRGVIGKYTMDKILTEGRTIIRNDTQRELEETIRPYNMGITLLDVNFQAARPPEEVKAAFDDAISARENEQQYIREAEAYTNEVQPRANGQAQRILEEARAYKTQTVLEAQGEVARFARLLPEYKAAPEITRERLYIETMEKVLSHTRKVLVNDKGGNLMVLPLDQMLKGGSQPAAKSDSSGANNLLRLPPSSNSNAGSASTPSSSSQGDIMDQRRVNAQRTDNQRVGSE, from the coding sequence ATGGCGTGGAATCAGCCCGGTAATAACGGACAGGACCGCGACCCGTGGGGAAGCAGCAAACCTGGCGGCGACTCTGGGGGTAACAAAGGAGGGCGGGATCAGGGGCCACCTGATCTGGATGATATCTTCCGGAAGTTAAGCAAAAAACTCGGTGGCCTTGGCGGCGGTAAAAGCGGTGGCAGTGGTTCCGGTGGGGGTTCTTCACAACTTCCGCGTCCACACATCGGTGGCCGCATGATCGGCATCGTTGCCGCGGTCGCTGTCGTTATTTGGGCTGCAACCGGGTTCTATACCATTAAAGAAGCTGAACGTGGTGTGGTAACGCGTTTTGGTCAATTCAGCCATTTGGTTGAGCCGGGCCTGAACTGGAAACCGACATTCATTGATAGCGTCAGAGCGGTAAACGTTGAAGCAGTTCGCGAATTGGCGGCTTCCGGTGTGATGCTAACGTCCGACGAGAACGTGGTTCGCGTCGAGATGAACGTGCAGTATCGCGTTACCGATCCGCGCCGTTATCTGTTTAGCGTAACCAGCGCGGACGACAGCCTGCGTCAGGCAACCGACAGCGCATTGCGTGGTGTTATTGGTAAATACACCATGGATAAGATCCTCACCGAGGGTCGTACCATTATTCGTAATGATACTCAGCGCGAACTGGAAGAAACCATTCGTCCATACAATATGGGTATCACCCTGCTGGACGTCAACTTCCAGGCCGCTCGTCCGCCGGAAGAGGTGAAAGCGGCGTTTGATGATGCGATTTCTGCCCGTGAAAACGAACAGCAATACATCCGTGAAGCAGAAGCGTACACCAACGAAGTTCAGCCACGTGCTAACGGTCAGGCGCAGCGTATTCTCGAAGAAGCTCGTGCTTATAAAACACAGACCGTGTTAGAAGCGCAGGGTGAAGTCGCTCGATTTGCAAGGTTGTTGCCGGAATACAAAGCTGCACCGGAAATTACCCGTGAGCGTCTGTATATCGAAACCATGGAAAAAGTGCTTAGCCATACTCGTAAAGTTCTGGTTAATGACAAGGGTGGCAACCTGATGGTTCTGCCTCTGGATCAGATGCTGAAAGGTGGCTCACAGCCTGCGGCAAAGAGTGACAGCAGCGGTGCGAACAACTTGTTGCGCCTGCCTCCGTCATCCAACTCAAACGCAGGTAGCGCCAGCACACCGTCCTCTTCTAGTCAGGGCGATATCATGGACCAGCGCCGCGTGAACGCGCAGCGCACTGATAACCAGCGCGTAGGGAGTGAATAA
- the hflC gene encoding protease modulator HflC yields MRKSVIALIIIVLVVLFTSVFVVQEGERGITLRFGKVLRDDENKPVVYEPGLHFKVPFIESVKTLDARIQTMDNQADRFVTKEKKDLIVDSYIKWRISDFSRYYLATGGGDVSQAEVLLKRKFSDRLRSEIGRLDVKDIVTDSRGRLTLDVRDALNSGSAGTDDEVATPAADDAIASAAARVTQETNGKVPVVNPNSMAALGIEVVDVRIKQINLPAEVSEAIYNRMRAEREAVARRHRSQGQEEAEKLRATADYEVTRTLAEAERQGRISRGEGDAEAAKLFADAFSQDPDFYAFIRSLRAYEASFQTGQDVMVLSPDSDFFRYMKTPANSSR; encoded by the coding sequence ATGCGTAAGTCAGTCATTGCATTAATTATCATCGTGCTGGTGGTGCTGTTTACCTCGGTCTTCGTGGTACAGGAAGGCGAGCGCGGGATTACATTACGCTTCGGTAAAGTGCTGCGTGATGATGAAAACAAGCCGGTGGTCTACGAGCCAGGTCTGCATTTCAAAGTACCGTTTATCGAGTCGGTTAAAACCCTTGATGCGCGTATTCAGACTATGGACAACCAGGCCGATCGCTTTGTCACTAAAGAGAAGAAAGACCTGATCGTTGACTCCTACATCAAATGGCGTATCAGCGACTTCAGCCGCTACTACCTGGCAACCGGTGGTGGTGACGTTTCTCAGGCAGAAGTGCTGTTAAAACGTAAATTCAGTGACCGTCTGCGTTCTGAAATTGGTCGTCTGGATGTGAAAGACATCGTGACCGATTCTCGTGGCCGCCTGACGCTGGATGTGCGTGATGCGCTGAACTCCGGTTCTGCGGGCACTGACGATGAAGTGGCAACGCCTGCTGCAGATGATGCAATTGCATCAGCAGCGGCACGTGTAACTCAGGAAACCAACGGCAAAGTGCCAGTGGTGAACCCGAACAGTATGGCGGCTTTGGGTATCGAAGTGGTCGATGTGCGTATCAAGCAGATCAACCTGCCCGCTGAAGTTTCAGAAGCTATCTACAACCGTATGCGTGCGGAGCGTGAAGCAGTTGCTCGTCGCCACCGTTCACAGGGTCAGGAAGAAGCTGAGAAGCTGCGTGCAACCGCTGACTATGAAGTGACGCGTACTCTGGCAGAAGCTGAGCGCCAGGGCCGTATTAGCCGTGGTGAAGGTGATGCTGAAGCGGCCAAACTGTTTGCCGATGCATTCAGCCAGGATCCAGACTTCTACGCCTTTATTCGTAGCCTGCGTGCGTATGAAGCAAGCTTCCAGACAGGCCAGGATGTAATGGTGTTAAGCCCGGATAGCGATTTCTTCCGCTACATGAAAACACCTGCTAACAGTTCACGTTAA
- a CDS encoding DUF2065 domain-containing protein produces the protein MNSTIWMALALVLVLEGLGPVLYPRMWRRMIAALTQLPDNTLRRFGGGLVVAGVVIYYMLSRTGG, from the coding sequence ATGAATTCGACTATCTGGATGGCATTAGCGTTAGTTTTAGTGCTTGAGGGACTCGGTCCGGTGCTTTATCCACGGATGTGGCGACGCATGATTGCGGCTTTAACCCAGTTACCGGATAACACGCTGCGTCGTTTTGGCGGCGGTCTAGTGGTTGCAGGCGTAGTAATCTACTACATGTTGAGTCGAACCGGTGGCTGA
- a CDS encoding adenylosuccinate synthase, whose product MGNNVVVLGTQWGDEGKGKIVDLLTERAKYVVRYQGGHNAGHTLVINGEKTVLHLIPSGILRENVTSIIGNGVVLSPAALMKEMKELEDRGIPVRERLLLSEACPLILDYHIALDVAREKARGAKAIGTTGRGIGPAYEDKVARRGLRVGDLFDKATFADKLKEVLEYHNFQLVNFYKVEAVDYQKVLDDVMAVADILTSMVVDVSDLLDQARKRGDFIMFEGAQGTLLDIDHGTYPYVTSSNTTAGGVATGSGIGPRYVDYVLGIIKAYSTRVGAGPFPTELFDDIGEFLCKQGNEFGATTGRRRRTGWLDIVAVRRAVQINSLSGFCLTKLDVLDGLKEVKLCVGYRLPDGREVTTTPMAADDWEGIEPIYETMPGWSETTFGVKERSGLPQAALNYIKRIEELTEVPVDIISTGPDRSETMILRDPFDA is encoded by the coding sequence ATGGGTAACAACGTCGTCGTACTGGGCACCCAATGGGGTGACGAAGGTAAAGGAAAGATCGTCGATCTTCTGACTGAACGGGCTAAATATGTTGTGCGCTACCAGGGCGGTCACAACGCAGGCCATACTCTCGTAATCAACGGTGAAAAAACCGTTCTTCATCTTATTCCATCAGGTATTCTGCGTGAAAACGTTACCAGCATCATCGGTAATGGCGTCGTGCTGTCTCCTGCTGCACTGATGAAAGAGATGAAAGAGCTGGAAGACCGTGGGATTCCGGTACGTGAGCGCCTGCTGTTATCTGAAGCATGTCCGCTGATCCTTGATTATCACATCGCGCTGGATGTGGCTCGTGAGAAAGCGCGTGGTGCTAAAGCTATCGGGACCACCGGTCGTGGTATCGGCCCTGCGTATGAAGACAAAGTGGCCCGTCGTGGCCTGCGCGTTGGCGACCTGTTCGACAAAGCCACCTTTGCCGACAAACTGAAAGAAGTTCTGGAATACCATAACTTCCAACTGGTTAACTTCTACAAAGTTGAAGCGGTTGATTACCAGAAAGTCCTGGACGATGTCATGGCTGTTGCTGACATCCTGACCAGCATGGTAGTTGATGTGTCCGATCTGCTGGATCAGGCACGTAAGCGCGGCGACTTCATCATGTTCGAAGGTGCTCAAGGCACACTGCTGGACATCGACCACGGTACCTATCCGTACGTGACCTCTTCCAACACCACCGCGGGTGGCGTGGCAACAGGTTCCGGCATCGGTCCACGTTATGTTGATTACGTTCTGGGTATCATCAAAGCGTACTCTACTCGCGTTGGCGCAGGTCCGTTCCCAACTGAACTGTTCGATGACATCGGCGAGTTCCTGTGCAAACAAGGTAACGAGTTCGGTGCGACCACCGGTCGTCGTCGTCGTACAGGCTGGTTGGATATCGTTGCTGTGCGTCGTGCAGTGCAGATCAACTCCCTGTCAGGTTTCTGCCTGACCAAGCTGGACGTACTGGACGGCTTGAAAGAAGTTAAACTGTGCGTGGGCTACCGTCTGCCAGATGGCCGTGAAGTGACTACCACTCCAATGGCTGCTGACGACTGGGAAGGCATCGAGCCAATCTACGAAACCATGCCAGGCTGGTCAGAAACCACCTTTGGCGTGAAAGAGCGTAGTGGTTTGCCACAGGCAGCACTGAACTACATCAAACGTATTGAAGAACTGACTGAAGTACCTGTAGATATTATTTCTACCGGCCCAGACCGTTCTGAAACCATGATTCTGCGCGATCCGTTCGACGCATAA
- the nsrR gene encoding nitric oxide-sensing transcriptional repressor NsrR gives MQLTSFTDYGLRALIYMASLPEGKMTSISEVTEVYGVSRNHMVKIINQLSRAGFVTAVRGKNGGIRLGKPAEIIRVGDVVRELEPLSLVNCSSEFCHITPACRLKQALAQAVQSFLTELDKHTLADLVDQNQPLYKLLLVE, from the coding sequence GTGCAGTTAACGAGTTTTACTGATTACGGTTTACGTGCTTTGATTTACATGGCGTCTTTGCCAGAAGGAAAGATGACTAGCATTTCTGAAGTCACAGAGGTGTACGGTGTTTCACGTAATCATATGGTGAAAATCATCAATCAACTCAGCCGTGCTGGCTTTGTGACGGCAGTGCGCGGCAAAAACGGTGGCATTCGCCTCGGCAAACCGGCAGAAATAATCCGTGTCGGTGATGTGGTGCGTGAGCTGGAGCCGCTTTCTTTGGTGAACTGTAGCAGTGAGTTTTGTCATATTACCCCCGCATGTCGCCTGAAACAGGCACTGGCCCAGGCGGTGCAAAGCTTTCTAACAGAGCTCGATAAGCACACGCTGGCCGATTTGGTAGATCAAAACCAACCGCTCTACAAATTATTGCTGGTGGAGTAA
- the rnr gene encoding ribonuclease R yields MSKDPFQEREAEKYENPIPSREFILAHLSKREKPANRDELAEELNITGEEQLEALRRRLRAMERDGQLVFTRRQCYALPERLDLLKGKVIGHRDGFGFLRVEGRKDDLYLSSEQMKMCMHGDIVLAQPLGADRKGRREARIVRVLEPRTGQIVGRYFTDAGIGFVVPDDSRLSFDILIPPEELMGARMGFVVVVELTQRPTRRTKAVGKIVEVLGDNMGTGMAVDMAVRTHEIPYVWPPEVEAQVAKLKEEVPEEAKVGRVDLRDLPLVTIDGEDARDFDDAVFCEKKRGGGWRLWVAIADVSYYVRPPTALDKEARNRGTSVYFPSQVIPMLPEVLSNGLCSLNPQVDRLCMVCEMTISSTGRLTGSKFYEAVMSSHARLTYTKVWHMLQGDQELREQYAPLVKHIEELHNLYKVLDVSRAQRGGISFESEEAKFIFNAERRIERVEQTVRNDAHKLIEECMILANISAARFVEKHNEPSLFRDHDRPSNDAITAFRTVLAELGLELPGGQKPEPRDYAELLSSIADRPDHEMLQTMLLRSMKQAVYDPENRGHFGLALQSYAHFTSPIRRYPDLLLHRAIKYLLAKEQGHTGNSTESGGWHYDMEEMLQLGQHCSMAERRADEATRDVADWLKCDFMQDQVGQTFSGIIASVTGFGFFVRLTDLFIDGLVHVSSLDNDYYRFDQVGQRLIGESGGQTYRLGDRVEVRVEAVHMDERKIDFALLSSTRVPRGAGKTEKDRAKKGANGNGPKRRQGGKRVNFEPDSAFRKEKGAAKPKKANVDKTEKKKEKKAKTPSDKTRKIAAATKAKRAAKKQPS; encoded by the coding sequence ATGTCAAAAGATCCTTTTCAGGAACGAGAAGCCGAAAAATACGAAAACCCGATCCCAAGCCGGGAATTTATACTCGCTCATCTCTCCAAACGTGAAAAACCAGCCAATCGTGACGAACTGGCTGAAGAACTGAATATTACCGGTGAAGAACAACTTGAAGCGCTGCGTCGCCGTTTGCGAGCCATGGAACGCGATGGACAGTTGGTCTTTACCCGCCGCCAGTGTTACGCCCTGCCAGAACGTCTTGATTTGCTAAAAGGTAAAGTGATTGGCCATCGCGATGGCTTTGGATTCTTGCGCGTCGAAGGACGTAAAGACGATCTCTACCTTTCATCCGAGCAGATGAAAATGTGTATGCACGGCGATATCGTGCTGGCGCAACCGCTCGGCGCTGACCGCAAAGGTCGTCGTGAAGCGCGTATTGTACGCGTGCTGGAGCCGAGAACCGGGCAAATCGTCGGTCGCTACTTTACTGATGCTGGCATTGGTTTTGTGGTGCCGGACGACAGCCGCCTGAGCTTTGATATTCTTATCCCGCCAGAAGAGCTGATGGGCGCGCGCATGGGCTTTGTGGTGGTGGTTGAACTCACCCAACGTCCAACTCGTCGCACCAAAGCGGTAGGTAAAATCGTTGAAGTGCTGGGCGATAACATGGGGACTGGCATGGCAGTTGATATGGCGGTGCGCACCCATGAAATCCCTTATGTCTGGCCGCCAGAAGTTGAAGCTCAGGTCGCTAAACTTAAAGAAGAAGTGCCGGAAGAGGCCAAAGTGGGCCGTGTGGATCTGCGCGACCTGCCGCTCGTCACCATTGATGGCGAAGATGCCCGTGACTTCGATGATGCCGTATTCTGTGAGAAAAAACGCGGCGGCGGCTGGCGCTTGTGGGTGGCAATTGCCGACGTAAGTTATTACGTTCGCCCACCAACGGCGCTGGACAAAGAAGCCCGCAACCGTGGCACCTCTGTTTACTTCCCGTCGCAGGTTATTCCGATGCTGCCGGAAGTACTCTCCAACGGCTTGTGCTCACTGAATCCACAGGTTGACCGTCTGTGTATGGTCTGTGAAATGACCATCTCTTCGACTGGCCGCCTGACGGGTTCGAAATTCTACGAAGCGGTGATGAGCTCCCATGCACGTCTGACCTACACCAAAGTGTGGCATATGTTGCAGGGCGATCAGGAGCTGCGTGAGCAGTACGCACCGCTGGTTAAGCACATCGAAGAGCTGCATAACCTCTATAAAGTGCTGGATGTTTCCCGTGCGCAACGCGGCGGCATCTCGTTTGAAAGCGAAGAAGCGAAGTTTATCTTCAACGCCGAGCGTCGTATTGAGCGTGTTGAACAAACCGTACGTAACGATGCGCATAAGCTCATCGAAGAGTGCATGATCCTCGCTAACATCTCAGCCGCTCGCTTTGTTGAAAAACATAATGAACCGTCGCTGTTCCGCGATCACGACAGGCCGAGCAACGATGCGATTACCGCATTCCGCACCGTGCTTGCCGAGCTGGGCCTTGAACTGCCAGGCGGGCAAAAACCAGAGCCACGCGACTATGCGGAATTGCTGAGTTCGATTGCCGATCGTCCGGATCATGAAATGCTGCAAACGATGCTGCTACGTTCCATGAAACAGGCGGTTTACGATCCAGAAAACCGGGGGCACTTTGGCCTTGCGCTGCAATCTTACGCGCACTTTACCTCGCCAATTCGTCGTTACCCGGACTTGCTGCTGCACCGTGCGATTAAGTATCTGCTGGCTAAAGAGCAGGGGCACACAGGTAATAGTACCGAGTCTGGCGGCTGGCACTATGACATGGAAGAGATGCTGCAACTTGGTCAGCACTGTTCTATGGCGGAACGCCGCGCCGATGAAGCGACACGCGATGTCGCTGACTGGCTGAAATGCGACTTTATGCAGGATCAGGTCGGTCAGACATTTAGCGGTATCATCGCAAGCGTTACCGGCTTCGGCTTCTTTGTCCGTCTGACGGATCTGTTCATCGATGGCCTGGTGCACGTTTCTTCCCTTGATAACGACTACTACCGTTTCGACCAGGTTGGGCAGCGCCTGATTGGCGAATCCGGTGGGCAGACCTATCGTCTGGGTGACCGCGTAGAAGTGCGTGTTGAAGCGGTTCATATGGACGAGCGTAAAATTGATTTTGCTCTACTTTCCAGTACCCGCGTCCCTCGCGGTGCGGGTAAAACTGAAAAAGACAGAGCGAAAAAAGGCGCTAACGGCAACGGTCCAAAACGTCGTCAGGGCGGCAAACGCGTAAACTTCGAGCCGGACAGTGCTTTCCGTAAAGAGAAAGGTGCTGCGAAGCCTAAGAAAGCGAACGTCGATAAGACTGAGAAGAAGAAGGAGAAGAAAGCAAAAACTCCTTCTGATAAAACGCGTAAAATAGCGGCTGCCACGAAGGCCAAACGCGCGGCGAAGAAGCAGCCGAGCTAG
- the rlmB gene encoding 23S rRNA (guanosine(2251)-2'-O)-methyltransferase RlmB, protein MSEMIYGIHAVQALLDNAPQRFQEVFILKGREDKRLMPLIHALEAQGVPVQMANRQWLDEKSEGAVHQGIIARVKPGRQYQENDIPDLLASIEQPFLLILDGVTDPHNLGACLRSADAAGVHAVIVPKDRSAQLNATAKKVACGAAENVPLIRVTNLARTMRVLQEANVWIVGTAGEADHNLYQSKMTGPMALVMGAEGEGMRRLTREHCDELISIPMAGTVSSLNVSVATGICLFEAVRQRS, encoded by the coding sequence ATGAGTGAAATGATTTACGGCATCCATGCCGTTCAGGCGCTACTGGATAACGCCCCCCAGCGTTTTCAGGAAGTGTTTATTCTTAAAGGCCGTGAAGACAAACGTCTGATGCCTTTAATTCATGCGCTGGAAGCCCAGGGCGTGCCTGTGCAAATGGCAAATCGCCAATGGCTGGATGAGAAATCTGAAGGCGCTGTGCATCAGGGCATTATTGCCCGCGTGAAGCCAGGCCGTCAGTATCAGGAAAATGATATTCCTGATCTGCTTGCCAGCATCGAGCAGCCTTTCTTGCTGATTCTGGATGGCGTTACCGATCCACACAACCTCGGTGCGTGCCTGCGAAGTGCTGATGCTGCCGGTGTTCATGCGGTTATCGTCCCGAAAGATCGCTCTGCGCAATTGAATGCGACGGCGAAGAAAGTTGCCTGTGGCGCTGCTGAAAACGTCCCGCTTATCCGTGTGACCAACCTGGCGCGTACTATGCGTGTGTTGCAGGAAGCGAATGTTTGGATCGTGGGTACCGCGGGCGAAGCGGATCACAACTTGTACCAGAGCAAAATGACTGGCCCAATGGCGCTGGTCATGGGTGCTGAAGGTGAAGGTATGCGTCGCCTGACGCGTGAGCATTGTGATGAGCTCATCAGTATCCCTATGGCCGGGACGGTTTCTTCATTGAACGTCTCCGTCGCGACCGGAATCTGCCTGTTCGAAGCTGTGCGTCAACGCAGTTAA